A genome region from Deltaproteobacteria bacterium includes the following:
- the jag gene encoding RNA-binding cell elongation regulator Jag/EloR, with protein sequence MNSVETEGKTIEEAINKACEELKVSKEDLEIEILANGSSGFLGLVGVKKAQIRATRKTTVTPIEKEVGLPPASSSYHVGEMAKKTLQELLHLLGVEAEVELRDEPERVLLSIKSDGSGLLIGRKGETLDALEYLISKIVHKGAEDKKRIVLDTENYRSRREESLVNLAHRLADKAKKLGRPVTISPMNAHDRRIIHLALQDDKTLRTRSTGTGLYRKVMISPEKKPS encoded by the coding sequence ATGAATTCTGTTGAAACCGAAGGCAAAACCATTGAAGAGGCCATCAACAAAGCCTGCGAAGAATTGAAAGTCTCCAAGGAAGATTTGGAGATTGAAATCCTGGCCAATGGATCCAGCGGCTTCTTGGGGCTGGTGGGAGTCAAGAAGGCCCAGATTCGAGCCACCCGCAAAACAACCGTAACCCCCATAGAAAAAGAGGTAGGTCTTCCGCCTGCCTCTTCCAGTTACCATGTAGGGGAAATGGCCAAGAAAACCCTGCAGGAGCTTTTACACTTATTGGGGGTCGAGGCGGAGGTTGAACTTCGCGATGAGCCCGAACGTGTCTTATTATCCATTAAGAGTGATGGCAGTGGCTTATTGATCGGCCGTAAGGGCGAGACTCTCGATGCCCTTGAGTACCTGATTAGCAAGATTGTTCATAAGGGCGCCGAAGATAAAAAAAGGATTGTGCTTGATACAGAAAACTACCGCTCCCGGAGGGAAGAATCTTTGGTCAACCTGGCCCACCGCCTGGCCGATAAAGCCAAAAAGCTGGGCCGGCCTGTAACCATCAGTCCGATGAATGCCCATGACCGGCGCATTATCCATCTGGCCCTCCAGGACGACAAAACCCTGCGCACACGATCGACCGGAACCGGACTTTACCGGAAGGTCATGATCAGTCCCGAAAAAAAACCTTCATGA
- the mnmE gene encoding tRNA uridine-5-carboxymethylaminomethyl(34) synthesis GTPase MnmE encodes MSKGVLGDTIAAISTPLGTGGIGVIRISGSQALTIAGKVFRPKGDADPLLSHRFYLGEIIRPEDQTVIDEVLLVYMRQPKTYTREDVVEIQCHSGALVLQEILQAVLRSGARLAEPGEFTKRAFLNGRIDLTQAEAVIDLINSKTQQSLELANRQRSGKLAAEVRQMKEGLLNLLTLLEASVDFPEEEIPEISPQEILQRLQNTRDRLDVLGNTYQEGKVYREGIAAVIIGKPNVGKSSLLNSLLREERAIVTAIPGTTRDVIEEIVNIAGIPLRLMDTAGLRPVQDAIEEEGVRRTHDRLAQADLVIWVLDGSEPLSSEDLAILPQIRSKKAIIAVNKDDLPQRIALEGLRQQLPEAPFIAISALYSLGIDRLQEAIRHLVLNGKVDSSAEVILSNLRHKLAIEAAREALSHALEGMGKDLSWEFITLDLRQALEALGTILGEMAPEDVLDRIFEQFCIGK; translated from the coding sequence ATGAGCAAAGGGGTCTTGGGGGATACGATTGCGGCAATTTCCACCCCTTTGGGGACGGGAGGTATCGGCGTCATCCGCATCAGTGGTTCCCAGGCCCTGACCATCGCGGGCAAAGTCTTTCGGCCGAAGGGGGACGCGGATCCTCTCCTTTCCCACCGATTTTACCTGGGTGAAATTATCCGTCCCGAAGATCAAACGGTCATTGACGAAGTCCTTCTCGTATACATGCGCCAGCCCAAAACTTATACTCGGGAGGATGTGGTTGAAATCCAATGCCACAGCGGGGCTTTGGTTCTCCAGGAGATTTTGCAGGCCGTCCTGCGCAGCGGAGCCCGTTTGGCCGAGCCAGGAGAATTTACCAAGCGTGCCTTCTTGAACGGCCGAATCGACCTGACCCAGGCGGAAGCAGTTATCGACTTGATCAATTCCAAGACCCAGCAATCTCTGGAACTGGCCAATCGACAGCGGTCAGGTAAATTGGCCGCGGAAGTGCGGCAAATGAAAGAAGGGCTGCTGAACCTTCTAACTCTGCTTGAAGCCAGCGTCGATTTTCCCGAAGAAGAAATTCCTGAAATCTCTCCGCAGGAAATCCTCCAGCGTCTTCAGAACACCCGAGACCGTTTGGATGTGCTTGGCAATACTTACCAGGAGGGCAAAGTCTACCGAGAAGGAATTGCGGCGGTAATCATCGGCAAACCCAACGTAGGAAAATCCAGTCTGCTGAATTCCCTCCTCAGAGAGGAGCGCGCCATTGTCACCGCCATCCCCGGAACGACGCGGGATGTCATCGAAGAAATCGTCAATATCGCCGGAATTCCCTTAAGGTTGATGGACACCGCCGGCCTTCGTCCTGTTCAGGATGCTATCGAGGAAGAAGGCGTAAGGCGAACGCACGACCGCTTGGCCCAGGCCGATCTCGTTATCTGGGTCCTGGACGGGTCCGAACCCCTATCATCCGAAGACCTGGCCATCCTTCCTCAGATTCGCTCGAAAAAGGCCATCATCGCTGTCAACAAGGACGACCTTCCGCAGCGCATTGCCCTGGAAGGTTTGCGCCAGCAGTTACCTGAAGCTCCTTTCATCGCCATCTCCGCCCTCTACAGCTTAGGGATCGACCGCCTCCAAGAGGCCATCCGCCATCTCGTTCTTAACGGCAAGGTGGATTCTTCGGCAGAAGTGATCCTTTCCAATCTTCGCCACAAACTGGCTATCGAGGCTGCCCGGGAGGCTTTATCCCACGCTTTAGAAGGCATGGGAAAAGACCTCTCTTGGGAATTTATCACCCTCGATCTGCGGCAGGCTTTGGAAGCCCTTGGTACCATTTTGGGCGAGATGGCTCCCGAGGATGTTTTGGACCGAATTTTTGAACAGTTCTGTATCGGAAAATGA